A single window of Senegalia massiliensis DNA harbors:
- a CDS encoding sigma-70 family RNA polymerase sigma factor translates to MYSEIDNLVRKAKLGEKEAKMKLLESYKPLILTQIKKYYFEKEEMDDLINEGYEVILIGINKFDFSKGVYFSGYINTILRYHYLDKLKFKKYVVSLDKKISSKDSSISLIDTLESEIDIEKEYLYKELNNELVKNIEKLTIRQKQIIVMFYLQKINIKDISNRLGISYRTVVNTKKNALEKLKKLYSKK, encoded by the coding sequence ATGTATAGTGAAATAGATAATTTAGTAAGAAAAGCAAAATTAGGAGAAAAAGAAGCAAAAATGAAGTTGTTAGAAAGTTATAAACCTCTTATTTTAACTCAAATAAAAAAATATTACTTTGAAAAAGAAGAGATGGATGATTTAATTAATGAAGGATATGAAGTGATTTTAATAGGGATAAATAAGTTTGATTTTTCAAAAGGAGTTTATTTTTCTGGCTATATAAATACTATTTTAAGATATCATTATCTAGATAAACTTAAGTTTAAAAAATATGTAGTGTCTTTAGATAAAAAGATTTCATCTAAAGATAGTAGTATTAGTTTGATTGATACATTAGAATCAGAAATAGATATAGAAAAAGAATATTTATATAAGGAATTAAATAATGAGTTAGTTAAAAATATAGAAAAATTAACTATACGTCAAAAACAAATAATAGTTATGTTTTATTTACAAAAAATTAATATAAAGGATATATCAAATAGATTAGGAATTTCCTATAGAACAGTTGTAAACACAAAAAAGAATGCATTAGAAAAATTAAAAAAATTATATAGTAAAAAATAA
- a CDS encoding DUF1659 domain-containing protein codes for MAVNTMLKSSKVKLELQNGLDENGKEIIKSKTLSSVKTDATDEGIYESMVSITGLQQLPLMAVKRIDEKEIEMV; via the coding sequence ATGGCAGTAAATACAATGTTAAAATCAAGTAAAGTGAAATTAGAGCTTCAAAATGGTTTAGATGAAAATGGCAAAGAAATTATAAAATCTAAAACACTTTCATCAGTTAAAACCGATGCAACTGATGAAGGAATTTATGAAAGTATGGTTTCAATAACAGGACTACAACAGTTACCACTTATGGCGGTAAAGAGAATTGATGAAAAAGAAATTGAAATGGTTTAA
- a CDS encoding DUF2922 domain-containing protein: MSKKLELIFKNIMDRKTRISLDEPREDLTELEITSAMNNIITQNIFETTGGNLVSIAGARIITTQIQDFSI, from the coding sequence TTGAGCAAAAAACTAGAATTGATATTTAAAAATATAATGGATAGAAAAACTAGAATATCTTTAGATGAGCCAAGAGAAGATTTAACAGAGTTAGAAATAACTTCAGCTATGAATAATATTATAACTCAAAATATATTTGAAACAACTGGAGGAAATTTAGTATCTATAGCTGGAGCTAGAATAATTACAACACAAATACAAGATTTTTCAATTTAA
- a CDS encoding YvrJ family protein — MEIIFSQIANLGFPIVVSVFLLVRIESKLTDITSSINELTKAIISKTKEEVL; from the coding sequence ATGGAGATAATATTTAGTCAAATTGCAAATTTAGGTTTTCCTATAGTTGTGTCTGTATTTCTTTTAGTTAGAATAGAAAGCAAACTTACAGATATTACTTCTAGTATAAATGAACTTACAAAGGCTATAATATCAAAAACAAAAGAGGAAGTCTTATGA
- a CDS encoding competence protein ComK, with product MIEIDKILMNKIIAILPIYLDTKGNSTKIIFENKEDMFIYYRTIRVLKSIAGYFTLDLRKVRNEYGKIIESKNMVPIPLTKRDILIPMKTRKPISKNDGSIGYFNLKYIEDILKKDEEIYIKLITGKEIKVLNSERTIIKHINDGKLVKQSYKEKFDSHVKEEDLSYNTPATKKDIALLIRELVDIKKRL from the coding sequence ATGATAGAGATTGATAAAATATTAATGAATAAAATTATAGCAATACTTCCAATTTATTTAGACACGAAAGGAAATTCTACTAAAATAATTTTTGAAAATAAAGAGGACATGTTTATTTATTATAGGACTATTAGAGTTTTAAAATCCATAGCTGGATATTTTACATTAGATTTAAGAAAAGTAAGAAATGAATATGGAAAGATTATAGAATCAAAAAATATGGTGCCAATACCCCTTACAAAAAGGGATATATTGATACCTATGAAAACGAGAAAACCTATATCTAAAAATGATGGCTCAATAGGTTATTTTAATTTAAAATATATAGAAGATATTTTGAAAAAAGATGAAGAGATTTACATAAAACTTATTACAGGAAAAGAAATAAAAGTGCTAAATAGTGAAAGAACAATAATAAAACATATAAATGATGGGAAACTAGTAAAACAATCATATAAAGAAAAGTTTGATTCCCATGTAAAAGAAGAAGATTTAAGTTATAACACTCCTGCAACTAAGAAAGATATTGCACTTTTAATTAGAGAACTTGTTGATATTAAAAAAAGACTATGA